One window of Mesorhizobium sp. WSM4904 genomic DNA carries:
- a CDS encoding GGDEF domain-containing phosphodiesterase: MEAGILRDQLADLRMGLFISMPIGTVLSALILAVLMLSGVGLAALVWFAAVSVINGARIGLALARADVPDDRPDGGLKPVAARLSLYGLLALASGIAWSFLAVLSDGYTTSQAPLYLIVLAGLSAGSVTYGASYAPASINFMTLPLLVSAACVLAKGNIENYVLGFTVLLFLAGMIRSSLLGQARFRETSRLKYEARAFAARMEQNSRRDPLTNLLNRYGLERAISQLGRSDGPFVAMLIDLDGCKSVNDTYGHNIGDDLLVRVARRIENHAPPEATIARIGGDEFVLLFPASMSRHSADGLASAIIAAIADPDPVLNSVRVGASIGIYVSEKPQLTEMLLRADFALYAAKRGGRNEYCLFDAELDHGLERKQCIERDLRGAIEAGTLCPWFQPIVRLDTHAVVGFEALLRWQHPLHGAIAPPEIVTAARETGLLSLLTETVFLNCCSMIEELARNGRRDVRVAMNLSPRELEAGNVDDMILGGLQARNVPAAMLELEITEEAPVDRDRVDEKLERLADAGISIVLDDFGTGFSTLVSLKDSRIRKIKIDKDFVRDLARSVEDQALVKAVIDLGRTLGIEVMAEGVETDADRLILRSLDCTIVQGFLFSAALPMHDALAFEAKRFDDSAKASLDPIPSRRTGSAA, from the coding sequence GTGGAAGCGGGAATCCTGAGGGACCAACTCGCCGATCTCAGGATGGGGCTCTTCATTTCGATGCCCATCGGCACGGTGCTGTCGGCCCTGATCCTGGCCGTGCTGATGCTCTCGGGCGTCGGCCTTGCGGCACTGGTGTGGTTCGCGGCCGTCAGCGTCATAAATGGCGCCCGCATAGGGCTTGCCCTCGCCCGGGCGGACGTTCCCGATGATAGGCCCGATGGCGGGTTGAAGCCGGTCGCCGCCCGGCTTTCGCTTTACGGGCTGCTGGCTCTGGCATCCGGCATCGCGTGGTCTTTTCTGGCCGTGCTGTCGGACGGGTACACCACGTCCCAGGCGCCGCTCTATCTGATCGTCCTTGCAGGTCTGTCGGCCGGTTCGGTCACCTATGGAGCATCATACGCGCCGGCTTCGATCAACTTCATGACGCTGCCGCTGCTGGTCAGCGCTGCGTGCGTGCTGGCGAAAGGCAATATCGAAAATTACGTCCTCGGTTTCACCGTCCTGCTTTTTCTCGCGGGAATGATCAGAAGCTCGCTACTCGGGCAGGCCCGCTTCCGGGAGACGAGCCGTCTCAAATACGAGGCGAGGGCATTCGCCGCCCGGATGGAACAAAACTCCAGGCGGGATCCGCTGACGAATTTGCTCAACAGGTATGGGCTGGAGCGGGCTATCTCGCAACTGGGGCGTTCCGACGGTCCGTTCGTGGCCATGCTGATCGACCTCGACGGCTGCAAATCGGTCAACGACACCTATGGTCACAATATTGGGGACGACCTTTTGGTCCGGGTCGCTCGCAGGATCGAGAACCATGCCCCGCCGGAGGCAACGATCGCGCGCATCGGCGGCGACGAGTTCGTGCTGCTCTTTCCCGCCTCGATGTCCCGGCATTCGGCCGACGGACTTGCATCAGCGATCATCGCGGCCATCGCCGATCCGGATCCGGTGTTGAATTCGGTGCGCGTCGGCGCGTCGATCGGCATCTACGTGTCGGAGAAACCGCAATTGACGGAGATGCTGCTGCGCGCGGATTTCGCGCTTTATGCGGCCAAGCGCGGCGGCAGGAACGAATACTGCCTCTTCGATGCCGAGCTCGACCACGGGCTCGAACGCAAGCAGTGCATCGAGCGCGACCTGCGCGGAGCCATCGAAGCGGGCACGCTTTGCCCATGGTTCCAGCCCATCGTGCGGCTGGATACCCACGCTGTGGTCGGTTTCGAAGCGCTGCTGCGGTGGCAGCACCCGCTTCATGGGGCCATTGCCCCGCCCGAGATCGTCACCGCGGCGCGCGAAACCGGCCTGCTTTCCCTGCTGACGGAGACGGTGTTTCTCAATTGCTGCTCCATGATCGAGGAGCTGGCGAGGAACGGGCGCCGGGATGTGCGCGTCGCGATGAATCTTTCGCCGCGCGAACTCGAGGCAGGCAATGTCGACGATATGATACTGGGCGGCCTCCAGGCAAGGAATGTCCCGGCGGCGATGCTCGAGCTGGAGATCACGGAAGAGGCACCCGTGGATCGCGACAGGGTCGACGAAAAGCTGGAGCGCCTGGCCGACGCGGGCATATCGATCGTGCTCGACGATTTCGGCACCGGCTTCTCGACCCTGGTTTCACTGAAGGACAGCCGCATCCGCAAGATCAAGATCGACAAGGACTTCGTTCGCGATCTGGCCAGGTCCGTGGAAGACCAGGCTCTGGTCAAGGCCGTCATCGATCTCGGGCGAACGCTGGGCATAGAGGTGATGGCGGAGGGCGTGGAAACCGATGCCGATCGCCTGATCCTGCGCTCGCTCGATTGCACGATCGTGCAGGGCTTCCTCTTCTCGGCAGCGCTTCCCATGCACGACGCTCTTGCCTTCGAAGCAAAGCGTTTCGACGACTCGGCCAAAGCCTCCCTCGATCCCATACCGTCACGCCGAACCGGCAGCGCTGCCTGA
- a CDS encoding glycosyltransferase, giving the protein MRTWIDRHPGWNYTLYDNDFLNGGEFRTGPQINEYMKRGWYAGAADLLRYEILYRHGGYIAGADSICVNPIDELFDNGGELYTVYENEFLRGQLVAPIVASAPNHPFLKEIIDRLSRIPPQQLDHPWRQTGNLFVAELIEELRPEIVIWPSHTLIPEHFLGRKYTGPGKIYAHQKFGETTGAYKFGSLVDKIREIPRSLYASSARKRLRALKASAAKDHG; this is encoded by the coding sequence ATGCGGACGTGGATCGACAGGCATCCCGGCTGGAACTACACGCTTTACGACAATGATTTCCTGAACGGCGGAGAGTTCAGGACCGGACCTCAGATCAACGAGTACATGAAGCGGGGATGGTATGCCGGCGCCGCCGATTTGCTGCGCTACGAAATACTGTACAGGCATGGCGGCTACATCGCCGGCGCAGACAGTATTTGCGTCAATCCCATCGATGAATTGTTCGACAACGGAGGCGAGCTCTACACCGTCTATGAGAACGAGTTTCTAAGAGGACAACTGGTTGCCCCCATCGTGGCGTCAGCGCCAAACCATCCTTTCCTGAAGGAAATCATCGACCGCCTGTCGAGAATACCGCCGCAGCAGCTTGATCATCCTTGGCGTCAAACAGGCAATCTCTTTGTTGCCGAGCTCATAGAAGAACTCCGCCCCGAGATTGTCATCTGGCCTTCTCACACCCTTATCCCGGAGCACTTCCTCGGCCGGAAATATACCGGGCCGGGAAAAATCTATGCCCATCAGAAATTCGGAGAGACGACAGGCGCGTACAAATTCGGATCGCTGGTTGACAAAATTCGCGAAATTCCCCGCTCGCTCTATGCCTCTTCCGCGAGGAAAAGGCTGAGGGCACTGAAGGCGTCGGCGGCCAAAGACCATGGATAG
- a CDS encoding glycosyltransferase family 25 protein gives MHAANELGRLGLSFDFVHGVDQNSAEIDRAYSRLLNWTLHKRSLTRGEISVYLGHRKIWQEVMRKGMDFALVFEDDFKIRNDEQFIQAINDAISHRGIWSIVKFFDFNHKKVVESIRVGATHLVGYKYPASGAVAYLINRQAAQSLLRRRHLFRPIDEDFSHPWEFAIRVWSTSPNLVDEVSPQLGGSILESERSDLRSKRIVVRSVWGNFLQARKFLRSLWYRRARAANAPETVTTQAAADDPANL, from the coding sequence ATGCACGCCGCCAACGAACTAGGCCGCCTCGGCCTTTCCTTCGATTTCGTCCACGGCGTCGATCAAAACAGCGCCGAGATCGATCGCGCCTACTCACGCCTTCTGAATTGGACCCTTCACAAGCGCTCGCTTACGAGGGGCGAGATTTCCGTCTATCTCGGGCACCGGAAGATCTGGCAAGAGGTGATGCGCAAAGGGATGGATTTTGCGTTGGTTTTTGAGGACGATTTCAAAATCCGCAATGACGAGCAATTCATCCAGGCGATAAACGATGCCATTTCTCACCGAGGCATTTGGAGCATCGTAAAGTTCTTCGATTTCAACCATAAGAAGGTTGTGGAGTCGATTAGAGTTGGGGCCACGCATCTGGTCGGATACAAGTACCCGGCCTCGGGCGCGGTAGCCTATCTGATCAACAGGCAGGCGGCTCAATCGCTTCTGCGTCGCCGTCATTTGTTCAGGCCTATCGATGAGGACTTTTCCCATCCGTGGGAGTTTGCCATCCGCGTGTGGTCGACTTCTCCCAATCTGGTCGACGAGGTAAGCCCCCAGCTCGGTGGGTCCATTCTGGAAAGTGAACGGAGCGACCTAAGAAGCAAGAGGATTGTGGTTCGGTCCGTATGGGGGAATTTCCTGCAGGCGAGGAAATTCCTGCGGTCGCTTTGGTATCGCCGAGCGCGTGCGGCCAACGCGCCGGAGACTGTAACAACGCAGGCGGCCGCGGACGACCCGGCCAACCTGTAA
- a CDS encoding Mur ligase family protein, whose translation MISLNPFARKGWLRSVSRPIRRELPNAIRRKLEASRARSNRRGHPATFIGITGSSGKTTTASLLGHVLEAYAPTTTQAIYNTAVDIAPAVASASRNSEFVVLEIGASKKGSVARSARLIEPDVAIVTIVDLEHYSVFRSLEAVADEKGWLVNAVRPGGFALLNADDEHVLAMRRRTRERIVTYGRDEGADFRVLSAEFSFPGPLRVRIAWKGNEETVVSPLPAKHFWLAVTAAFAAAVELGVSPEQIKERIAGFGGVPNRCQIMEVPHGPTFIVDAAKAPFGTIDLAFDVMSDATDRRRKVVIGQISDYAGNPYSKYTKAYQRARAVADEVIAVGDNAHKVRATEEDIASGRFHRFRDVHEVYSYFKKTAVEGDLILLKSSGSLHLERVALAWTSDVKCWEKRCGFTIGCVSCGLYTHPFHEHGRIRRREKRRRRREKIRRLVAAPFRLFRGMNPP comes from the coding sequence ATGATATCCTTGAATCCATTTGCAAGAAAAGGTTGGCTGCGCTCCGTGTCGCGGCCAATCCGGCGCGAGTTGCCAAACGCCATTCGGCGAAAACTTGAGGCATCGAGAGCGCGCTCCAATCGACGTGGCCACCCGGCGACGTTCATCGGCATCACGGGAAGTTCGGGCAAGACAACCACCGCCAGCCTGCTGGGACACGTGCTCGAGGCATATGCGCCAACCACCACCCAAGCGATCTACAACACCGCTGTTGACATCGCGCCGGCGGTGGCATCCGCATCTCGAAACAGCGAGTTCGTCGTTCTGGAAATCGGCGCTTCGAAAAAGGGATCGGTGGCTCGATCCGCTCGTTTGATAGAGCCCGATGTCGCGATCGTCACCATCGTCGATCTGGAACACTATAGTGTGTTTCGCAGCCTCGAAGCGGTGGCCGACGAAAAGGGCTGGCTGGTGAATGCGGTCCGACCCGGAGGCTTTGCGCTTCTCAACGCGGATGACGAACACGTGCTCGCCATGCGTCGCCGCACGCGCGAGCGCATCGTTACCTATGGCCGGGACGAGGGGGCCGACTTCCGCGTCCTGTCAGCCGAGTTCTCCTTTCCAGGTCCGTTGCGCGTTCGCATCGCCTGGAAGGGCAATGAGGAGACCGTCGTTTCTCCCCTTCCGGCGAAGCACTTTTGGCTCGCGGTCACGGCTGCTTTTGCGGCGGCCGTCGAACTCGGTGTTTCGCCCGAACAGATCAAGGAACGGATAGCCGGCTTTGGCGGCGTTCCCAATCGCTGCCAGATCATGGAGGTGCCTCACGGCCCCACCTTCATCGTCGATGCAGCCAAGGCGCCCTTTGGGACGATAGACCTCGCCTTCGATGTTATGAGCGACGCCACCGACAGACGCCGCAAAGTCGTCATCGGGCAGATCTCCGACTATGCAGGAAATCCTTATTCCAAATACACGAAGGCGTATCAGCGGGCGCGGGCGGTTGCCGACGAGGTTATCGCGGTGGGAGACAATGCACACAAGGTTCGCGCTACGGAAGAGGACATCGCGTCGGGACGGTTCCACCGATTCCGCGACGTCCACGAGGTCTACTCCTACTTCAAGAAAACGGCTGTCGAAGGCGACCTCATCCTGTTGAAAAGTTCGGGCAGCCTGCATCTGGAGAGAGTTGCGCTTGCCTGGACCAGCGATGTCAAATGCTGGGAAAAGCGATGTGGTTTCACCATCGGCTGTGTAAGTTGCGGGCTCTACACCCACCCTTTCCACGAACATGGCCGAATTCGGCGTCGTGAGAAACGCCGTCGGCGCAGGGAAAAGATCAGGCGTCTGGTCGCCGCGCCTTTCAGGCTGTTCCGGGGTATGAACCCGCCATAA
- a CDS encoding SDR family oxidoreductase: MTKLTGKKIIVVGGSSGIGFGVAAAALENGAEVVIVGRSAEKLKAAEKRLAGAGRVTGVAADMASEADVARLFDEVGAFDHLVATAGTPPPNHPIGEADMAFARQFVDGKLIGAVMLAKHAVRTLRKGGSMTFTSGINKDRPPVPGGSVVSAIAGSFSYFARALALELAPTRVNIVSPGWVDTEMWDEIVGEAKSGYFDQMGARIPAGRIATPADVAPAYLYLMQNAFMTGETIHIDGGQRLV, translated from the coding sequence ATGACCAAGCTCACGGGAAAGAAAATCATTGTCGTTGGAGGCAGCTCCGGCATCGGCTTCGGCGTTGCGGCGGCCGCGCTGGAAAACGGCGCGGAGGTGGTGATCGTCGGCCGCTCGGCGGAGAAGCTGAAGGCCGCGGAAAAGAGGCTCGCCGGGGCTGGGCGCGTGACGGGCGTTGCGGCCGACATGGCCAGCGAGGCGGATGTCGCCCGCCTGTTCGACGAAGTCGGCGCCTTCGATCATCTGGTGGCGACCGCCGGCACGCCGCCGCCCAATCATCCGATCGGCGAAGCCGACATGGCGTTCGCGCGCCAGTTCGTCGACGGCAAGCTGATCGGCGCGGTCATGCTCGCCAAGCACGCGGTGCGCACACTGAGGAAGGGCGGCTCCATGACCTTCACCTCCGGCATCAACAAGGACCGGCCGCCCGTCCCTGGCGGCTCGGTCGTCTCGGCGATCGCCGGCTCCTTCAGCTATTTCGCCCGCGCGCTGGCGCTGGAGCTTGCACCGACACGCGTCAACATCGTCTCGCCCGGCTGGGTGGATACCGAGATGTGGGACGAGATCGTCGGCGAAGCCAAATCGGGCTATTTCGACCAGATGGGCGCCCGCATTCCGGCGGGAAGGATCGCGACGCCGGCCGACGTGGCGCCGGCCTATCTTTATCTGATGCAGAACGCGTTCATGACCGGCGAGACCATCCACATCGACGGCGGGCAGCGGCTGGTCTGA
- a CDS encoding VOC family protein: MATVHPFLWFNLDAEQARDFYLSVFKNGRALETITLTDNVAGTDTPHAIFDFELEGQRFTALNAGGVPPFNERISLYVETRDQAETDYYWNALTAGGGSEKPCGWLRDKFGVYWQVIPEPALRLMNDPDRDKADRARQAMYKMSKIILADIEAAHAGRA, encoded by the coding sequence ATGGCTACCGTTCATCCTTTCCTCTGGTTCAATCTCGACGCCGAACAGGCGCGCGACTTCTATCTCTCGGTGTTCAAGAACGGTCGGGCGCTGGAGACGATCACCCTCACCGACAATGTCGCCGGCACCGACACGCCGCACGCGATCTTCGACTTCGAGCTCGAAGGCCAGCGCTTCACGGCGCTCAATGCCGGCGGGGTGCCGCCCTTCAACGAAAGGATCTCGCTCTACGTCGAGACCAGGGACCAGGCCGAGACCGACTATTACTGGAACGCGCTGACGGCGGGCGGCGGGTCGGAAAAGCCCTGCGGCTGGCTGCGGGACAAGTTCGGCGTCTACTGGCAGGTCATCCCGGAACCGGCGCTGCGCCTGATGAACGACCCGGATCGCGACAAGGCCGACCGGGCGCGGCAAGCGATGTACAAGATGAGCAAGATCATCCTCGCCGATATCGAAGCCGCCCATGCCGGCCGCGCCTAA
- a CDS encoding transcriptional regulator GcvA, giving the protein MARRLPPLNALPAFEAAARHLNFSRAADELNLTHGAISRAVKHLEDQLGVQLFERATRSVRLTAVGEPYARAVREALDQLSVATETATSRLSNSTLNVSTSDGFAGKWLVPRLYRFHRAHGDIDVRVSTTGRLTNFRGDGIDVAIRYGAGNYHGLTSEFLTGEEVFPVCSPKLLQGPHPLRTPQDLKHHTLIRDGYRIDWAAWLASAGVEGVDPNSGLTFDSATFAVESAVQGEGVVLGRTMLVSADLATGRLVRPFDHALKAVSSFYLVYPPEAIRQRKVKAFRDWLFSEIGPL; this is encoded by the coding sequence ATGGCCCGCAGACTGCCGCCGCTCAACGCATTGCCCGCCTTCGAGGCCGCCGCTCGCCACCTGAATTTCTCCAGGGCGGCGGACGAGCTCAACCTCACGCACGGCGCCATCAGCCGGGCGGTGAAGCATCTGGAGGACCAGCTCGGCGTGCAGCTCTTCGAGCGCGCGACGCGCTCGGTGCGGCTGACCGCCGTCGGCGAGCCCTATGCGCGTGCGGTGCGCGAGGCGCTCGACCAGCTATCGGTCGCCACCGAGACGGCGACCTCGCGCCTTTCGAACTCGACCCTGAACGTCAGCACGTCCGACGGCTTTGCGGGGAAATGGCTGGTGCCCAGGCTTTACCGTTTCCACCGCGCGCACGGAGATATCGACGTGCGGGTTTCGACCACGGGCAGGCTCACCAATTTCCGCGGCGACGGCATCGATGTCGCCATCCGCTACGGCGCCGGGAACTATCATGGGTTGACGTCGGAATTCCTCACCGGCGAGGAGGTGTTCCCGGTCTGCAGCCCGAAGCTCTTGCAGGGGCCGCATCCCTTGAGGACTCCGCAAGACCTCAAGCACCACACGCTGATCCGCGACGGCTACCGGATCGACTGGGCGGCGTGGCTGGCCAGCGCAGGCGTCGAGGGCGTCGACCCGAACAGCGGGCTCACCTTCGATTCAGCTACCTTCGCGGTGGAATCCGCCGTGCAGGGCGAAGGCGTGGTGCTCGGCCGCACCATGCTCGTTTCGGCCGACCTCGCCACCGGCAGGCTGGTCCGCCCCTTCGATCACGCGCTGAAGGCCGTTTCCAGCTTCTACCTTGTCTACCCGCCGGAAGCGATCCGCCAGCGCAAGGTCAAGGCCTTTCGGGATTGGCTGTTTTCCGAGATCGGGCCGCTTTGA
- a CDS encoding DUF982 domain-containing protein, whose amino-acid sequence MNDRMFDSPVFVKNGNNLIQEIACLEDALEFLYEWPRNRRGTIYETTLRACQRAFDSSFPLTAARDAFCGFAKSVKIHEDVSVTLPWMAGRGNRGGGVVA is encoded by the coding sequence ATGAACGATCGGATGTTTGACAGCCCGGTTTTCGTGAAGAACGGGAACAACCTCATCCAGGAAATCGCATGCCTCGAGGACGCCCTGGAATTTCTCTACGAATGGCCCAGGAACAGACGCGGCACCATCTATGAGACCACCCTGCGTGCCTGCCAGCGAGCATTCGACAGCAGCTTTCCGCTGACGGCCGCCAGAGATGCGTTTTGCGGTTTCGCAAAGTCGGTCAAAATCCACGAGGACGTGAGCGTCACCTTGCCTTGGATGGCCGGCAGGGGCAATCGCGGCGGCGGAGTGGTCGCGTAG
- a CDS encoding DUF982 domain-containing protein, giving the protein MLAEPFEKPIRIWVGLGFPRQLNTVADAYQFVIDWCGNSPEQKAAIRACKAALAGDIDAETARGVFAAFARRKDILIEDGAIPPATGKVQSKHP; this is encoded by the coding sequence ATGCTCGCCGAACCATTCGAAAAGCCCATCCGCATCTGGGTCGGACTGGGATTCCCGCGTCAATTGAACACCGTCGCGGACGCCTATCAATTTGTCATCGACTGGTGTGGCAACAGCCCCGAGCAGAAGGCGGCGATCCGCGCTTGCAAGGCCGCGCTGGCCGGAGACATCGATGCAGAAACGGCCAGAGGTGTCTTCGCTGCCTTTGCCCGCAGGAAGGACATCCTTATCGAGGATGGAGCAATTCCTCCCGCGACAGGAAAAGTCCAGTCGAAGCATCCTTGA
- a CDS encoding L,D-transpeptidase, with protein sequence MVRLLPVVAVALALACGAALAARLDLEAVNQAQFSDSEPKDVDPMLVKAQVLLDRARFSPGLIDGRLSDNFAKAVAAFQAANGLPSDGKLTRETWDQLAATSAEPVLVTYEVTAKDVRGPFTRRIPARMERMAHLRRLGYRNARERLAERFHVSEQVLRTLNPKTDFRKADTSLVVPDVGRAPPPAAIASVEVDKASRQVRALDPSGKPIAVYPASIGSEEKPAPSGAAEVKRVVHNPTYRYDPKFAFKGVRSKRPFTLAKGPNNPVGSVWIDLSIESYGIHGSPDPGKIGTTYSHGCIRLTNWDAEDLAAMVKPGTKVEFKDETAQDGQAQ encoded by the coding sequence ATGGTCAGGCTCCTTCCAGTCGTCGCGGTAGCGCTTGCCCTTGCATGCGGCGCGGCGCTGGCGGCCAGGCTGGACCTCGAGGCGGTCAATCAAGCGCAATTCAGCGACAGCGAGCCGAAAGACGTCGACCCCATGCTGGTCAAGGCGCAGGTCCTTCTCGATCGCGCCCGCTTCTCGCCCGGCCTGATCGACGGCCGGCTTTCCGACAATTTCGCCAAGGCCGTCGCGGCGTTCCAGGCGGCGAACGGACTGCCTTCCGACGGCAAGCTGACGCGAGAAACCTGGGACCAGCTTGCGGCGACCTCCGCCGAGCCCGTGCTGGTGACCTATGAGGTCACGGCCAAGGATGTGCGCGGGCCTTTCACCAGGCGCATCCCCGCCCGCATGGAGAGGATGGCGCATCTCAGGCGGCTCGGCTACCGCAACGCGCGCGAGAGGCTGGCGGAGCGTTTCCACGTCAGCGAACAGGTGCTGCGGACACTCAATCCCAAAACCGACTTCAGGAAGGCCGACACGAGCCTGGTGGTGCCCGATGTCGGCCGCGCCCCTCCCCCTGCGGCCATCGCGAGCGTCGAGGTCGACAAGGCGTCCCGCCAGGTGCGCGCGCTCGATCCGTCCGGCAAACCGATTGCGGTCTACCCCGCCTCGATCGGCAGCGAGGAGAAGCCGGCGCCGAGCGGCGCCGCGGAAGTCAAGCGCGTGGTGCACAATCCGACCTATCGCTACGATCCGAAATTCGCCTTCAAGGGCGTCAGGAGCAAGCGGCCCTTCACCCTCGCCAAGGGGCCGAACAATCCGGTCGGATCGGTCTGGATCGACCTCTCCATCGAAAGCTACGGCATCCACGGCTCGCCCGATCCCGGCAAGATCGGCACGACCTACTCGCATGGCTGCATCCGGCTGACCAACTGGGACGCCGAGGACCTCGCCGCCATGGTGAAGCCGGGCACGAAGGTCGAGTTCAAGGACGAGACGGCGCAGGACGGGCAAGCGCAGTGA